The sequence below is a genomic window from Plasmodium gaboni strain SY75 chromosome 7, whole genome shotgun sequence.
ATAAAGAAAAGGGAACATATGGATAGTATTTTGtatgatgatgaaaagGAGGAGGTTAATAATGAGGAGGATAATGATGAAGGTAAAGATAAGTTTGACGTgaataaaattatgaatACATTCAAAGGtatagaaaaaatttaCAGCGATTATGAATTTAAATCATTCAGTTCTTTATTGGCACAATGgaattttaataaatgtaGCATTAAAAAGGCGAAAGATAAATTGTGCAATGTGAACAAAAAGAGGAAATACTTGTggttttataaaaatggaaatatgaataaaagGAGTATTTTGAATTTTATAGAGACGCACACTATAGATTATGAAATAGAAGAGGGAGAAGAGGATGTTGATGAAGATGTGGATGAAGATGTGGTTGAAGATGTGGATGAAGATGTGGATGAGGATATGAAGGAAGATATAAAGGAAATGAAAAAGGAACTTCAAACAGAACTcaaaaatgatgataaaaacTTAAAAGTGATGAGCAGTgtaaatgatgaaaatgatgaatatGATGAGTACGATGAATATGATGAATATGATCAATGTGATCGATATGACAAATTTTCTGATGAGcattcttattattatcatgaTGGCACTGAAGAAGATAACATAAATCAGGATGTggatgaagaagaaaatatgaataatgatataaattatgataataaacAGACGGTTAATGATTATAGTGATACAAAAgtttataataacattaataataaaaatgatgaaattataaatgtaGGGAATAAAGATAATGTTGATACAATGAGGGATACatacaaatatatgaaaaatgaatattttgatttaCTTCAGAATGATACtaaaaatttaaaacaaaagaaaGAGGAGGAGGAGGAggatgatgataaaaataagaaagaaaaaataagtGAAGATTTGATGAAATGTATGAATGTAGGAGAAAGAAAGGAAAGTATTAAGAACATCAAAAAGGAATATGATATGCCTTTGAGTAGTATTAAGTATGATTGCAAATTATTagataaagaaaagaaattaataaattcaaataaaataaacaaaattaatgatggtgataaaataaaatcaaGTACATCCTTGAATGgagaaaaagaaaaaaatgaaaaaacaaataagaataataattgtgTGGAAAATGAAAAGTCGTATATATCGGATTTCACTAATCTTAGTAATAGGAAGAAttctataaataattttggAATAAATAATTTGGTCATTAATAAgataaataattttgatCATATAAAAGGATATACATGTGATAAAATGAGTAGTAAGAAAGATGtgaatgataataataaaattatgtGTGAATTGTTAAGAGAGGATAGTAAGTATCTTAAATGtggaaataataaatattatgatgataaacAGATTTATGTTTATGACAATGCATATAATTTACTGGATAGAGAAAGGTCTGTAAGCGaaaatttttcttatagtaacttaaaaaacaaaacaatCATTGGAAAAAATTTTAAGGATAAgttttcttattatattgaatttgataaatataatagtgataatcataaaaattatgatataattaaaaattgtGGAAATGGTGATAAAATGATAAGAGATACAAGAAGAGATGAAGAGAATTATGTTCCTGATagtaataatttttcaGTACGTTCTGAACGATTGAAAGACTTGAGGaatgataaaaaagatGGAACACAAATATATGTGAAGAAAAAGGTGACTAAGAACCAACTTATAAATGAAATTGAAAAGAGCTGGTTAACATTTGAAAGGaaattagaaaataaattaaatgtgaaaaaaaattatataataaaagaaacAGATGAAGGgagaaaaataaatgatgatGTAAATAATGGTATGGATAATATTAGTGCATTAGAAGAAAATAGGAAAAAGTTGGAACATTTGAAAAATAGATATGGACAAATGTTGAGGGATTCacaaaacaaaaagaataatattacCAAAGAGttatgttataataaaattaatattgATTTAAATGACAgtgataaatataatggagataaatataaaagggatatacattatagaggagaatataataatgatatatatactaaTAAGAACTATCCCCATCTTGataaatatgattataataCTACTCATCATAATCATAACGAAGTCGATAGTAGTTCGAACAcgttttattatataaacgTAGAAAAGAAAGACACAgatatttttcatttattgCATAAggtatataataaaagtagAAAGGACCAAGCAATATATGATATGAAAGAAGAGAATAATAATCTAAATATATCACATAATGTggtatataataatgtgaATACAAGTATGGAAAATTATTATAGGAACTTTTTAAAATCTGATAAAGTGAATCAAAATCAACAAACAGAAATAGCATATGGTACGAATCCTTATGTAAGTACTAAGATGCATAAgatgaattttttttatctaaatgatagtaaaaatataattccTTCCAAAAATGGGgatagaaaaaaaaaaaaatgtgtTCAAAAGAAGGATTATTTGTTAGTAGATGAGAATAAAAGGAATAATTATGTGAATAGTTTGGTTCCTTACAACCACTTGGTTAGTACGAATGATAGCACAAGAAAGATGTATCACATTCGTAATGTAAATGAGAGATATCAACCAAAGGGAGAGgttcattatataaaaaccaatgaacataataatatgagTAATAAGAAGAGTAATATCATTTATGgagataatataatatcaaaTGATATTCACGATACAGGTGTATTAGTATCACCAGCTCAGCATAGTCACAATAGAACCAGTGCTTTAATTTGTATGCCAAAATATGGATCGATTAGGAAgtatgaataaaaaaaaaaaaaattaatagaTGAGAAAAAAGGATGAATAATGAGATGCATATTGggataatattaaaaaaaatgattagaaaaaaaatataatcatactttgatatattatgtcaccatgagaaaaaaaaaaaaaaaaaaaaaaaaaaaaaaaaaaaaaaaaaaaaaaaaaaataaaaacatttataataaaaacatttatcataaaaacatttatcataaaaacatttataaTGAAAACATTTTCTTATTTGTTCTTGGAAGAAGTGcaacatatttattaaggacaaataaataaaaaaaaaaaaaaatatatttgtatatatatgtatatattttaatctattttttttatctatctttaattttgtttattttgttttattatatatatatatatatatatatatatatttttatttttgtagTGATTCTAAATTTTAATTGTTTAgtgttttaatttttttttaatgtttttttatttttatttttatttttttgctactaaaaattattttaatatttacaGATTGTCTaaattgtaaaaaataaaaaaatatagttTGAAAAAAAGTGTGTCTCGGCATATTGGTTtatggaaaaaaataaataatatataaataatgtaaagtgaaaatattataatgtataatattttaaaagttGCTAGGGACACAACgattaaataaaacaagcacacacatacatatatatatatatatttatatttatatatatgtttatatatacaaaataaatatgtagTGAACGGAGGTCATTATTTTGcatttataaattatgatCAATGTAAGGATTACAATGGTTAATATTTTCCTTCTCCTTGAAATAATCAAAAgtattaattttttgattttttgGCTGATAGTTATAATTAAGATTTTGAAGTATATATTCCacattaattttttgtgaagtttctttatttttttgtatattatcatattgTAATTTGTCTGTAGATTTGAGTATAGTGTTGTGTTTATTTTGTGTATTATGTTCTGTGAGTATATTATTAGATTTTACATTTTCGTTAGAAATTTTTGGTTGATGATTATTTGATCGGATTATGATTGTATTATGATTTGAAATTTGTTGCTCATTTTgttgtatatttaaatttgatatattattatttattgtaattatattatgattatcaccatcatcatcatcatttattaaagaatatatttgtgaatgattgtttttatttttttctttattaattGAATTATGATTAAATTGTAATTGTTTTTCATCTtgatttaataaaatatctttttctaaggtattattatgatttgTAAAACttaatttatcatttttatcttGACTTTGCAAAGAAACGGCAAAATGATCTTTAATACTATAACTTTGAGGAGTATTTTTAAgatttctttttttttttttttttaatttttgaaAGTTTTTTATATCTGAATAGTTATCATTAAAAGAGTTTATGTAATCTTCTTCAGAATATTCTACAGAATAGTTTAGTGGTGtattcataaatatatttgtatgaAATTTGtcattttgtatattatcattacaattattattatgatcattaagtatttttt
It includes:
- a CDS encoding putative kinesin-19, with product MNEPCASQKCKLLYSSDLDNKKGQDIHYNNFDDNNGIDKDLQMYDKSITVEIESDQEYSDKRSKCDKEYSKQSTLSIDNNESESVEEYTLKSTNVCIDDKSTNNEIKKIKQPDDLVFYKNELILNKRISDYGENVEDMNTLTKCDYFENVENEKEENNEKKIGNICYSNYTNENKHYDVYGNIKDTNLNELYNENKKMNIKDINKGEKNKVVEDNFVNDKEDVVILNEERQKNIDFLTENYEENLENNLDMNWNKSQIKTCIRIKPSNKAECEYGKAITQIGRNKILINYGVTDEIRRSEFLIDKVFNEENTQNDIWKSICFCVDSLFHFKNTTVFAHGHTGTGKTYTMIGPDIMELIKKKKKKIRLPIRRIPPNEYYPNIPSIKFLNNNSSNNNSNNIIYDRKRSCSQPISHLLPRTIMPLVSTNSGSYKKGNDTSHNNNISYCRYNNKNNIECFNETSYTTKYENYKTFTEYKNEYKYNGKDLMEEIRYVLNSKNKGMIPRACEEIMNRLTSIKLSYDNVSKLKDNTNKENTTNINMKDEKKKEIFKDVKVYASYMQLYNDRIFDLLNPYNESAPYLSTLKSKYVGNSNNNNYNVSNSNSNCNNYNSGNGSFVSGLLTVEVNSCEELIELLIDGTSNRACRITKTNEMSTRSHSIYKIELRYTNNSKFDNVKSGNLLLIDLAGNEKYAASNEKLYSTEVCSINKSLSALSLCINELSKGNKNISYRNSILTRLLQDSLGGSSKTVFICTISSSMKNARETLSSLKLVSKARKIPLGNKNYNSHMYEEDIKKLKRELYFLKKFVFFQYITNKYESKKRLQNIKEFYLYNFINSKKEEKGISDIKKREHMDSILYDDEKEEVNNEEDNDEGKDKFDVNKIMNTFKGIEKIYSDYEFKSFSSLLAQWNFNKCSIKKAKDKLCNVNKKRKYLWFYKNGNMNKRSILNFIETHTIDYEIEEGEEDVDEDVDEDVVEDVDEDVDEDMKEDIKEMKKELQTELKNDDKNLKVMSSVNDENDEYDEYDEYDEYDQCDRYDKFSDEHSYYYHDGTEEDNINQDVDEEENMNNDINYDNKQTVNDYSDTKVYNNINNKNDEIINVGNKDNVDTMRDTYKYMKNEYFDLLQNDTKNLKQKKEEEEEDDDKNKKEKISEDLMKCMNVGERKESIKNIKKEYDMPLSSIKYDCKLLDKEKKLINSNKINKINDGDKIKSSTSLNGEKEKNEKTNKNNNCVENEKSYISDFTNLSNRKNSINNFGINNLVINKINNFDHIKGYTCDKMSSKKDVNDNNKIMCELLREDSKYLKCGNNKYYDDKQIYVYDNAYNLLDRERSVSENFSYSNLKNKTIIGKNFKDKFSYYIEFDKYNSDNHKNYDIIKNCGNGDKMIRDTRRDEENYVPDSNNFSVRSERLKDLRNDKKDGTQIYVKKKVTKNQLINEIEKSWLTFERKLENKLNVKKNYIIKETDEGRKINDDVNNGMDNISALEENRKKLEHLKNRYGQMLRDSQNKKNNITKELCYNKINIDLNDSDKYNGDKYKRDIHYRGEYNNDIYTNKNYPHLDKYDYNTTHHNHNEVDSSSNTFYYINVEKKDTDIFHLLHKVYNKSRKDQAIYDMKEENNNLNISHNVVYNNVNTSMENYYRNFLKSDKVNQNQQTEIAYGTNPYVSTKMHKMNFFYLNDSKNIIPSKNGDRKKKKCVQKKDYLLVDENKRNNYVNSLVPYNHLVSTNDSTRKMYHIRNVNERYQPKGEVHYIKTNEHNNMSNKKSNIIYGDNIISNDIHDTGVLVSPAQHSHNRTSALICMPKYGSIRKYE